In the Rubripirellula tenax genome, one interval contains:
- a CDS encoding DUF1552 domain-containing protein, protein MPVSFSRRAVLRGIGTSIALPFLDVMSPTRLLSAASPESGPPVRMGFFYVPNGMHMPDWTPQKVGFKFDLPPTLAKLSDHQGQINVLSGLTLDGARAHGDGGGDHARSVAAFLTGAHPRKTNGADIENGISVDQMTAKYVGDATRFASLELGLEASAQAGNCDSGYSCAYASNMSWRGPTNPMAKEIDPGSLFDRLFAGQSVKETKQAQSVREKYRKSILDFVLEDANQLHKTLPAVDQRKLDEYLYSVRDVEKRIGGTERLRMTEDGVPDYPRPSGVPKELSKHCELMMDMVTLAFQTDSTRILSFMFTNAGSNRSYPEIGVSEGHHEISHHGKSEDKQANIAKINRFHLERFAYLLERMKQVPEGNGTLLDNCMLVYGSGISDGDRHNHDDLPIVLAGAAGGKLKTGRHINYENGTPLCNLYVWMMQQMGAKTDKFGDSNGSLAQLG, encoded by the coding sequence ATGCCTGTTTCTTTTTCTCGCCGCGCCGTTTTGCGAGGTATTGGGACGTCGATCGCCTTGCCATTTTTGGACGTGATGTCGCCAACGCGGTTGCTTTCGGCCGCCAGTCCCGAGAGTGGCCCACCCGTTCGGATGGGCTTTTTCTATGTGCCCAATGGCATGCACATGCCCGACTGGACGCCACAGAAAGTAGGCTTCAAGTTTGATTTACCACCCACGCTGGCGAAGCTTTCCGATCACCAGGGTCAAATCAATGTGTTATCGGGCTTGACGCTCGATGGAGCGCGGGCACACGGCGACGGCGGTGGTGACCACGCGCGCAGCGTTGCGGCATTCCTGACGGGAGCCCACCCACGTAAAACGAATGGCGCGGACATCGAAAACGGAATTTCCGTCGACCAAATGACGGCCAAGTATGTGGGTGACGCGACGCGGTTTGCATCACTCGAATTGGGTTTGGAAGCCAGCGCCCAAGCCGGGAACTGCGACAGCGGATACAGTTGTGCGTACGCGTCGAATATGTCATGGCGTGGCCCCACCAATCCGATGGCAAAGGAAATTGATCCGGGATCTTTGTTTGATCGCTTGTTCGCTGGCCAATCGGTCAAGGAAACCAAACAGGCGCAGAGTGTTCGCGAGAAGTATCGCAAGAGCATTCTGGATTTCGTGCTCGAGGACGCGAACCAATTACACAAGACGTTGCCGGCTGTTGATCAACGCAAGCTGGACGAGTACCTCTACTCGGTTCGCGATGTCGAAAAACGCATCGGAGGTACCGAACGCTTGCGGATGACTGAAGACGGAGTCCCCGACTATCCGCGGCCCAGCGGTGTGCCCAAGGAACTGAGTAAACATTGCGAACTGATGATGGACATGGTGACGTTGGCGTTTCAGACCGACAGCACTCGAATCCTTTCGTTCATGTTCACCAACGCGGGCAGCAACCGCAGTTATCCCGAAATCGGTGTCAGCGAAGGGCACCACGAGATTTCGCACCATGGAAAGAGCGAAGACAAGCAAGCCAATATCGCCAAGATCAACCGCTTTCACCTGGAACGATTCGCCTACTTGCTCGAGCGTATGAAACAGGTTCCCGAGGGCAATGGCACGCTTCTGGACAACTGCATGTTGGTATACGGCAGTGGCATCAGCGACGGGGATCGCCACAATCACGACGACCTGCCCATCGTGCTGGCAGGCGCGGCCGGCGGCAAACTGAAGACTGGTCGCCACATCAACTACGAAAACGGGACGCCGCTCTGCAACCTGTACGTATGGATGATGCAGCAAATGGGAGCCAAGACCGACAAGTTTGGCGACAGCAACGGTTCGCTTGCACAACTGGGCTAG